The sequence below is a genomic window from Deltaproteobacteria bacterium.
TACCTTCATGGCATTGTCTGAAGCGAAAAATTTGGCCATGGCGCAGGATCGAGGGCCAAGCTTGGCGTCCTTCCTATCCAGGTGGCGGGCTGCCTGATAAGTGAGGAGCCGTGCCGCATCCGTTCCCGCAGTCATATCGGCAATCATGAACTGGATGGCCTGCATTTCGGCGATCGGCCTTCCGAACTGAACCCGCTGCCTCGCATAGGCCACCGCCTCGTCAACGGCTCCCTGCGCCAGTCCGACCGCCTGGGACGCGGAAAAAAGCCTGCTGGTATCCAGTGCCGCCATCATACTGCCGATCCCCCCTCCTTCATGGCCGATAACATTCTCTGTCGAAACTTCCATGTCTTCGAAAAACAATTGAGAATTCACACATCCGCGCATGCCCATCTTGTTCTCATTTTTTCCATAATGCAGGCCCGGGGTTCCCTTCTCCACAGCAAAGGCGGTAATCCCCTTTGACCTCTTTTCACGATCCGTGAATGCGTACACCGTCACCACATCGGCAAGGCTCCCGTTTGTAATAAAACACTTTTGACCGTTAAGGACATAAACATCTCCCTTCCGAGCCGCACGGGTCGTCATGGAAAGGATATCCGATCCGGCCCCGGGCTCTGTGGCGGCGAATGCGGCCAGCCCCCCTCTTGCCAATCCGGGAAGAATTCTCTGTTTCAGCGATTCACTTCCGGCGCAGAGGATCGGGAGCATGCCGTCGGCCTGCGCAATCAGGATGAGGGCCGACGAGGCACAGGCCTTGGCGATTTCTTCAAGGATCATGGAAAAGGTCAGAT
It includes:
- a CDS encoding acyl-CoA dehydrogenase family protein codes for the protein MITLNIEQEMILATVREIVQNTIRLRAAEIDEKAEFPWDTVRIFSENGVLAPLLPEKYGGIGLAYLTFSMILEEIAKACASSALILIAQADGMLPILCAGSESLKQRILPGLARGGLAAFAATEPGAGSDILSMTTRAARKGDVYVLNGQKCFITNGSLADVVTVYAFTDREKRSKGITAFAVEKGTPGLHYGKNENKMGMRGCVNSQLFFEDMEVSTENVIGHEGGGIGSMMAALDTSRLFSASQAVGLAQGAVDEAVAYARQRVQFGRPIAEMQAIQFMIADMTAGTDAARLLTYQAARHLDRKDAKLGPRSCAMAKFFASDNAMKVTTDAVQVMGGYGYMKDYPVERMMRDAKLIQIYTGTNQIMRLVAAREIFGK